In the genome of Carassius carassius chromosome 12, fCarCar2.1, whole genome shotgun sequence, the window CACGTTCCTCTTGCTGTTAGTAGTGTGTGTAATGTTTTGTGGGATTGTTTGAATGTGCAGTGACACTTTCTGAGTTTAGAAATGCAGCAGCCCTTGTTTTGCTCGAAGTGCATCCTACAAGCTCCATAGTGAAAGATTCATATATAATTTGTCAAAATATAAAGCTAAGTAATGCTCATAAAAGGTATAAACAGCACTGTACATCAGAAATTttgcttttaataatatttatattaaatttacagatGTATCTTAAAATATTACTTGTTTTCATTAAATAAGTTTCTGTTGAATTATCCTTCatattttaacccttttttgTAGACATGAGTAATTTCTTGTGAAGGGCCATTCTAAATTTTCTGAATCACTGATAATCAGTTTTATTGTCCGTGTGATGAAGTGTTTGCAGTAACATTTGTTACACCATCAGTAACACTCCCTCATAATGTTAGTTTGTTTGTGTAGAGAGATCTGATCATGGGAAACACCAGCGATCGAGTGTCTGCTGATAGACATGGAGCCAAGACGCATCGCTCAGACAGCGGAGGTCATAAAGACCTGGAGCCCGGCAAAATGATGGACAGCACGGACGACCCCAATATTTTTAACACACGTGGACCAGAATCTAAAGTATGCAACCACATatgatgatataaaaaaaaaaagtaatgttgttACAACAAATGACTTCACATACTTGCGTGCATCTGATGATTTTGacaatattttattatctatTCATCGTTATCATTACCATCTTCCAGCCTCTCTCTGACAGTTAAACAGACTATTAAATTGTAAACAGTAATCAAGActttgtttaataaatgaaatcagaaATGATTCGCTGACCTCGTGTGAAACAGCACTTCATTATCATATCATCCTAGTCAAACACAGCTGTGTTGTGCAGGCGGCGAGTGAGAAGGACTTCGCTCCAGATCTAGAGGACATGGTGAAGACGAGTCCGCAGGCGCGACCCACAGTGATCCGCTGGGCCGGAGGAGGCAAGGAGGTCTGCATCACTGGCTCCTTCAACAACTGGAGCAGCAAGATCCCCATGAATAAAAGGTATCTGTGCGCTCGTCTTTCTGCAGCGCAAACCGCCATAATGAACAGAAGGTCGCATGTTGTTATTTCATGAATTAAGCTTATGTGAATGTTTTTTCAGTTccgttcaatttttttttttcaagccatAATGATTTTGTAGCAATCTTGGACCTGCCTGAGGGTGAACATCAGTACAAATTCTTTGTTGATGGCCAGTGGCTTCATGACCCCTCTGAGGTAACTATATCTACACCACGTTCTGCATTCAAACAGTCACATGACTTTTGGACATGGCTTTCTATTGTATGTAATTGCGAACAAACATGAAGTCAATTATGGAGGTTTAAGGGCAGAGTCTGTTGCACACAGACGAGGAGCAGCACGTGTTTGTGGTTAGGATTGATGTGTATTCTGCTCTCACACGCTCAAGCTTAGGGTGGCCGTCTAAATCATCTCATGACTACAGCCAGAGGTTCAAGAATGAACAAAGTGGATTTAATTTGGGTGAATGAAAGAAACCGAAAGCACACAGAAAGAGAAgctattcggttgttaagtgatgacataAGAAGCGCTGcttccgggtccaagcctcaactcgcttcacttaaGAAAACTACCATAGCAGCTGTTTATGAGCACTTTTTATTCAGATTAAAGATTCAAgctaaacattttcaaacttacggtgtacactacagtctccaAGCTCACAGcgtcccgaacaaaaatcatttttatatttatattttcattgtctggctatctgggatttcggtatggagttaaaggttaggaTAATAATTTTTTTCGTAGGGTTATGTCACATTGTGAGtctatattagcaccttttgttgtgtTCTCATGGTATCTGAGTGTTAGGAAACGGAAGCGGTgacacgtgacgtcagacttaacaagcaggTGATCCATATTATGATATAATGAAACGGTAAAGCCAAGTCATCTTTAAATCATGGGGAAGTCATtgcctaatgtttagagagtcaGGCTCGTAAccttaaggttgtgggtttgaatcttgggtcggcagggattgtaggtggggtggGGGGGTATGTATAGCGCTCTCTCCACTCTCtttaccacgactgaggtgtccactgctccaggtgtgtgttcacagtgtgtgtgtgtgtgtgttcactgctccaggtgtgtgttcacagtgtgtgtgtgtgtgtgttcactgctccaggtgtgtgttcacagtgtgtgtgtgtgtgtgttcactgctccaggtgtgtgttcacagtgtgtgtgtgtgtgtgttcactgctccaggtgtgtgttcacagtgtgtgtgtgtgtgtgttcactgctccaggtgtgtgttcacagtgtgtgtgtgtgtgtgttcactgctccaggtgtgtgttcacggtgtgtgtgtgtgtccactgctccaggtgtgtgttcacggtgtgtgtgtgtgtccactgctccaggtgtgtgttcacggtgtgtgtgtgtgtccactgctccaggtgtgtgttcacggtgtgtgtgtgtgtccactgctccaggtgtgtgttcacagtgtgtgtgtgtgttcactgctccatgtgtgtgttcacggtgtgtgttcactgctccaggtgtgtgttcacagtgtgtgtgtgtgtgttcactgctccaggtgtgtgtgtgtgttcactgctccaggtgtgtgttcacagtgtgtgtgtgtgtgtgttcactgctccaggtgtgtgttcacagtgtgtgtgtgtgtgtccactgctccaggtgtgtgttcacggtgtgtgtgtgtgtccactgctccaggtgtgtgttcacagtgtgtgtgtgtgttcactgctccatgtgtgtgttcacggtgtgtgttcactgctccaggtgtgtgttcacagtgtgtgtgtgtgttcactgctccatgtgtgtgttcacggtgtgtgttcactgctccaggtgtgtgttcacagtgtgtgtgtgtgttcactgctccaggtgtgtgttcacagtgtgtgtgtgtgttcactgctccgggtgtgtgttcacagtgtgtgtgtgtgttcactgctccgggtgtgtgttcacagtgtgtgtgtgtgttcactgctccaggtgtgtgttcacagtgtgtgtgtgtgttcactgctccaggtgtgtgttcacagtgtgtgtgtgtgttcactgctccgggtgtgtgttcacagtgtgtgtgtgtgtgttcactgctccaggtgtgtgttcacagtgtgtgtgtgtgttcacagtgtgtgtgtgtgtgtgttcactgctccaggtgtgtgttcacggtgtgtgtgtgtgtccactgctccaggtgtgtgttcacagtgtgtgtgtgtgttcactgctccatgtgtgtgttcacggtgtgtgttcactgctccaggtgtgtgttcactgtgtgtgtgtgtgtgttcactgctcaaggtgtgtgttcacagtgtgtgtgtgtgttcacagtgtgtgtgtgtgtgtgttcactgctccaggtgtgtgttcacagtgtgtgtgttcactgctccaggtgtgtgttcacggtgtgtgttcactgctccgggtgtgtgttcacagtgtgtgtgtgtgttcactgctccaggtgtgtgttcacggtgtgtgtgttcactgctccaggtgtgtgttcacagtgtgtgtgtgtgttcactgctccaggtgtgtgttcacagtgtgtgtgtgtgttcactgctccaggtgtgtgttcacagtgtgtgtgtgt includes:
- the prkab2 gene encoding 5'-AMP-activated protein kinase subunit beta-2; amino-acid sequence: MGNTSDRVSADRHGAKTHRSDSGGHKDLEPGKMMDSTDDPNIFNTRGPESKAASEKDFAPDLEDMVKTSPQARPTVIRWAGGGKEVCITGSFNNWSSKIPMNKSHNDFVAILDLPEGEHQYKFFVDGQWLHDPSEPVVTSQMGTINNLIHVKKSDFEVFDALQVDSLECSDTSDLSSSPPGPYGQEVYMFKPEERFKTPPILPPHLLQVILNKDTNISCDPALLPEPNHVMLNHLYALSIKDGVMVLSATHRYKKKYVTSLLYKPI